A genomic region of Runella rosea contains the following coding sequences:
- the thrA gene encoding bifunctional aspartate kinase/homoserine dehydrogenase I, which produces MKVLKFGGTSCGTVESIQQVIQILQDNIAKGERIAVVYSAMGGVTNKLIEIGRMASKGNAEYFDALKAVEERHFAAIRGLIDIKNQSSSIAKVRGLVNELEDLLKGISLIRELSARTLDLLMSFGERLSTTIITEALKARGVKAEFCDARTLIRTNDHFGYAEVDFEVTNAQILAHFARTDAMQCITGFIASTVEGITTTLGRGGSDYTDSIFGAALDADVIEIWTDVDGMMTADPRKVSTAFTIPTITYAEAMELSHFGAKVIYPPSLQPAFVKNIPIKVLNTFNVASEGTTVHTTSDETSFAITGISSIDDIALVNVQGSGLIGVAGVSARLFSALSRHKISVILISQASSEHSICFAIDPKNADRAKEVLDQTFAPEISAGDIDRDGIQIQKNVSIIAIVGEGMRRSTGVSGKLFTALGKNGINVIATAQGSSELNISVVIQKNDLSKALNAIHGVFFQSEVRTLNLFIVGTGLIGSTFLKQLSAQSDYLAKEKLLKVNVVGLARSKKMWLNPEGISLTHWKEELDENGKTTSLPAFVQRIREFNLPNSVFIDCTSDKDIIHYYHPLLDASVSVVTPNKVANSSSYSEYRRLQQTAVRKGVKFLYETNVGAGLPIINTIQGLMASGDKFVKIEAILSGTLSFIFNSFVEGTRFVDIVGEAKEKGYTEPDPRDDLSGLDVARKILILARETGVGLEMSDIQIAPILPDNCLQAPTVADFFTELENSDAYFGGLLQAAAEKGEKLRYIATLENGKATLQLRTVDADHPFYSLSGADNIVSFTTERYNSRPLVVKGPGAGAEVTASGVFADVMSISSYLS; this is translated from the coding sequence ATGAAAGTCCTCAAATTTGGCGGCACTTCGTGCGGCACTGTCGAAAGTATCCAACAGGTCATTCAGATTTTACAAGATAATATTGCCAAAGGTGAGCGCATAGCCGTGGTGTATTCTGCCATGGGCGGTGTAACCAACAAGTTGATTGAGATAGGGCGTATGGCATCCAAGGGAAATGCCGAGTATTTTGATGCACTCAAAGCCGTCGAAGAACGCCACTTTGCGGCCATTCGTGGCTTGATTGACATCAAAAATCAAAGCAGTTCTATCGCCAAAGTACGTGGATTGGTCAACGAATTGGAAGATTTACTGAAAGGTATTTCGCTGATTCGGGAACTGTCGGCCCGAACGCTTGATTTGTTAATGTCTTTTGGTGAGCGCCTTTCTACAACCATCATTACCGAGGCCCTCAAAGCCCGCGGTGTAAAAGCGGAGTTTTGTGACGCCCGCACCCTGATACGCACCAATGATCATTTTGGCTACGCCGAAGTGGATTTTGAGGTGACAAATGCGCAAATTTTGGCCCATTTTGCCAGAACTGATGCGATGCAGTGTATTACAGGCTTCATTGCCTCTACGGTCGAAGGGATTACAACCACCCTTGGGCGCGGTGGTTCGGATTATACGGACTCCATTTTTGGGGCGGCACTCGACGCCGACGTGATTGAAATCTGGACCGATGTAGACGGGATGATGACCGCCGACCCGCGCAAGGTTTCTACCGCGTTTACGATTCCGACCATTACCTACGCGGAAGCCATGGAGTTGAGTCACTTTGGGGCCAAAGTGATTTATCCACCGAGCTTACAGCCCGCGTTTGTTAAGAATATTCCGATTAAAGTGCTGAATACCTTCAACGTAGCCTCGGAAGGGACCACTGTTCATACAACATCCGATGAAACGTCTTTTGCCATCACGGGCATCAGCTCCATTGATGACATTGCCCTTGTCAATGTGCAAGGCAGCGGTTTGATTGGGGTGGCGGGCGTGTCGGCGCGTTTGTTTTCGGCGCTTTCGCGGCATAAAATCAGCGTCATTTTGATTTCGCAAGCATCGTCCGAACATTCGATTTGTTTTGCCATTGACCCTAAAAACGCCGACCGCGCCAAGGAGGTTTTGGACCAAACTTTTGCGCCCGAAATCAGCGCTGGCGATATTGACCGGGATGGAATTCAGATTCAGAAAAACGTTTCTATTATCGCCATCGTGGGCGAAGGAATGCGTCGTAGTACGGGTGTTTCGGGGAAATTATTTACGGCGTTGGGCAAAAATGGTATCAACGTCATCGCCACTGCCCAAGGCTCTTCGGAGTTGAATATCTCGGTGGTTATTCAGAAAAATGACCTTTCCAAGGCGCTTAATGCCATTCACGGGGTGTTTTTTCAGTCAGAAGTACGAACATTGAACCTGTTTATTGTCGGAACAGGCTTGATTGGGAGTACGTTCTTGAAACAACTTTCGGCACAGTCAGACTATTTAGCCAAAGAGAAATTGCTGAAAGTCAACGTAGTAGGCTTGGCCCGCAGCAAAAAAATGTGGCTCAATCCAGAAGGTATCAGCCTGACCCATTGGAAGGAAGAACTGGACGAAAATGGCAAAACCACGAGCTTGCCAGCGTTTGTACAGCGTATTCGGGAGTTCAACTTACCCAACAGCGTATTCATTGACTGTACGTCCGACAAGGATATTATCCATTATTATCACCCTTTGCTCGACGCCAGCGTGTCGGTCGTGACGCCCAACAAAGTGGCCAATTCGAGCAGCTACTCTGAGTATCGACGGTTGCAGCAAACGGCAGTGCGTAAGGGAGTTAAGTTTTTGTACGAAACCAACGTGGGCGCAGGTTTGCCCATCATCAACACCATTCAGGGGTTGATGGCTAGTGGTGATAAATTTGTCAAAATTGAAGCCATTTTATCTGGAACGCTGTCTTTCATTTTCAACAGCTTTGTGGAGGGAACCCGATTTGTTGATATTGTGGGCGAAGCCAAAGAAAAAGGCTACACCGAGCCTGACCCGCGCGACGATTTGAGCGGCCTCGACGTAGCGCGTAAAATCCTGATTTTGGCCCGTGAAACAGGCGTTGGACTCGAAATGAGCGACATTCAAATTGCGCCAATTTTGCCCGATAATTGTTTGCAAGCTCCAACCGTTGCTGATTTCTTTACTGAATTAGAAAATTCTGACGCGTATTTTGGGGGTTTGCTGCAAGCGGCCG